A genomic window from Camelus ferus isolate YT-003-E chromosome X, BCGSAC_Cfer_1.0, whole genome shotgun sequence includes:
- the CDK16 gene encoding cyclin-dependent kinase 16 isoform X5 has product MWGWCQRNMSSFGRGRGRVSGPEVLGKPRARQVAGSISASAVENACCEALCSHSEAAPIEASTPSVWPFPSASHPSLSTQVAMDRMKKIKRQLSMTLRGGRGVDKTNGAPEQIGLDESGGGGSDLGEAPTRAAPGEPRSGRGPLSSAPEIVHEDLKMGSDGESDQASATSSDEVQSPVRVRMRNHPPRKISTEDINKRLSLPADIRLPEGYLEKLTLNSPIFDKPLSRRLRRVSLSEIGFGKLETYIKLDKLGEGTYATVYKGKSKLTDNLVALKEIRLEHEEGAPCTAIREVSLLKDLKHANIVTLHDIIHTEKSLTLVFEYLDKDLKQYLDDCGNVINMHNVKLFLFQLLRGLAYCHRQKVLHRDLKPQNLLINERGELKLADFGLARAKSIPTKTYSNEVVTLWYRPPDILLGSTDYSTQIDMWGVGCIFYEMATGRPLFPGSTVEEQLHFIFRILGTPTEETWPGILSNEEFKTYNYPKSPCPCGRLDSDGADLLTKLLQFEGRNRISADDAMKHPFFLSLGERIHKLPDTTSIFALKEIQLQKEASLRSSSMPDSVAGGQHGRASLPR; this is encoded by the exons ATGTGGGGCTGGTGCCAGAGAAACATGTCATCCTTTGGACGTGGCCGGGGTCGTGTCAGTGGTCCTGAGGTCCTGGGCAAGCCCCGTGCCCGACAGGTGGCTGGGTCCATCAGTGCCAGTGCAGTCGAGAATGCCTGCTGTGAAGCCCTCTGCTCCCACAGTGAGGCTGCTCCCATAGAGGCCAGCACTCCGTCAGTTTGGCCCTTTCCCTCAGCCAGCCACCCAAGCCTCAGTACCCAG GTCGCCATGGATCGGATGAAGAAGATCAAACGGCAGCTGTCAATGACACTCCGAGGGGGCCGAGGTGTAGACAAGACCAATGGTGCCCCTGAACAGATAGGCCTGGATGAGagtggcggcggcggcagtgACCTTGGAGAGGCCCCCACACGTGCTGCCCCTGGGGAACCTCGCTCTGGGCGGGGTCCACTCAGCTCTGCACCAG AGATTGTACACGAGGACTTGAAGATGGGGTCTGACGGGGAAAGTGACCAGGCTTCAGCCACGTCCTCGGATGAGGTGCAGTCACCAGTGAGGGTGCGCATGCGCAACCACCCCCCGCGCAAGATCTCCACTGAG GATATCAACAAGCGCCTGTCATTACCAGCCGACATCCGGCTGCCCGAGGGCTACCTTGAGAAGTTGACCCTCAATAGCCCCATCTTCGACAAGCCCCTCAGCCGCCGCCTCCGCCGGGTCAGCCTG TCTGAGATCGGCTTTGGGAAACTGGAGACCTACATCAAGCTGGACAAGCTGGGAGAG GGTACCTATGCCACCGTCTACAAAGGCAAAAGCAAGCTCACAGACAACCTTGTGGCGCTCAAGGAGATCAGACTGGAACACGAAGAGGGGGCGCCCTGCACCGCCATCCGGGAAG TGTCCCTGCTCAAGGACCTCAAACACGCCAACATCGTCACGCTACACGACATTATCCACACAGAGAAGTCGCTCACCCTTGTCTTTGAGTACCTG GACAAGGACCTGAAGCAGTACCTGGATGACTGTGGGAACGTCATCAACATGCACAATGTGAAA CTGTTCCTGTTCCAGCTGCTCCGTGGCCTGGCCTACTGCCACCGGCAGAAGGTGCTACACCGAGACCTCAAGCCCCAGAACCTGCTCATCAACGAGAGAGGAGAGCTCAAGCTGGCCGACTTCG GCCTGGCCCGGGCCAAGTCAATTCCAACGAAGACCTACTCCAATGAGGTGGTAACGCTATGGTACCGGCCCCCCGACATCCTGCTCGGGTCCACGGACTACTCCACTCAGATTGACATGTG gggtGTGGGCTGCATCTTCTATGAGATGGCCACAGGCCGGCCCCTCTTCCCGGGCTCCACGGTGGAGGAACAGCTGCACTTCATCTTCCGCATCTTGG GAACCCCAACTGAGGAGACGTGGCCAGGCATCCTGTCCAATGAAGAGTTCAAGACATACAACTACCCCAA GTCCCCTTGTCCTTGCGGTAGACTTGACAGCGACGGGGCTGACCTCCTCACCAAGCTGCTGCAG TTTGAAGGTCGCAATCGGATCTCCGCAGACGACGCCATGAAACATCCATTCTTCCTCAGTCTGGGGGAGCGGATCCACAAACTTCCTGACA CTACTTCCATATTTGCACTAAAGGAGATCCAGCTACAAAAGGAGGCCAGCCTTCGGTCTTCGTCAATGCCTGACTCAG TTGCCGGCGGACAGCATGGCCGTGCCAGCCTCCCACGCTGA
- the CDK16 gene encoding cyclin-dependent kinase 16 isoform X8 encodes MQSEVAMDRMKKIKRQLSMTLRGGRGVDKTNGAPEQIGLDESGGGGSDLGEAPTRAAPGEPRSGRGPLSSAPEIVHEDLKMGSDGESDQASATSSDEVQSPVRVRMRNHPPRKISTEDINKRLSLPADIRLPEGYLEKLTLNSPIFDKPLSRRLRRVSLSEIGFGKLETYIKLDKLGEGTYATVYKGKSKLTDNLVALKEIRLEHEEGAPCTAIREVSLLKDLKHANIVTLHDIIHTEKSLTLVFEYLDKDLKQYLDDCGNVINMHNVKLFLFQLLRGLAYCHRQKVLHRDLKPQNLLINERGELKLADFGLARAKSIPTKTYSNEVVTLWYRPPDILLGSTDYSTQIDMWGVGCIFYEMATGRPLFPGSTVEEQLHFIFRILGTPTEETWPGILSNEEFKTYNYPKYRAEALLSHAPRLDSDGADLLTKLLQFEGRNRISADDAMKHPFFLSLGERIHKLPDTTSIFALKEIQLQKEASLRSSSMPDSGRPAFRVVDTEF; translated from the exons ATGCAGTCCGAG GTCGCCATGGATCGGATGAAGAAGATCAAACGGCAGCTGTCAATGACACTCCGAGGGGGCCGAGGTGTAGACAAGACCAATGGTGCCCCTGAACAGATAGGCCTGGATGAGagtggcggcggcggcagtgACCTTGGAGAGGCCCCCACACGTGCTGCCCCTGGGGAACCTCGCTCTGGGCGGGGTCCACTCAGCTCTGCACCAG AGATTGTACACGAGGACTTGAAGATGGGGTCTGACGGGGAAAGTGACCAGGCTTCAGCCACGTCCTCGGATGAGGTGCAGTCACCAGTGAGGGTGCGCATGCGCAACCACCCCCCGCGCAAGATCTCCACTGAG GATATCAACAAGCGCCTGTCATTACCAGCCGACATCCGGCTGCCCGAGGGCTACCTTGAGAAGTTGACCCTCAATAGCCCCATCTTCGACAAGCCCCTCAGCCGCCGCCTCCGCCGGGTCAGCCTG TCTGAGATCGGCTTTGGGAAACTGGAGACCTACATCAAGCTGGACAAGCTGGGAGAG GGTACCTATGCCACCGTCTACAAAGGCAAAAGCAAGCTCACAGACAACCTTGTGGCGCTCAAGGAGATCAGACTGGAACACGAAGAGGGGGCGCCCTGCACCGCCATCCGGGAAG TGTCCCTGCTCAAGGACCTCAAACACGCCAACATCGTCACGCTACACGACATTATCCACACAGAGAAGTCGCTCACCCTTGTCTTTGAGTACCTG GACAAGGACCTGAAGCAGTACCTGGATGACTGTGGGAACGTCATCAACATGCACAATGTGAAA CTGTTCCTGTTCCAGCTGCTCCGTGGCCTGGCCTACTGCCACCGGCAGAAGGTGCTACACCGAGACCTCAAGCCCCAGAACCTGCTCATCAACGAGAGAGGAGAGCTCAAGCTGGCCGACTTCG GCCTGGCCCGGGCCAAGTCAATTCCAACGAAGACCTACTCCAATGAGGTGGTAACGCTATGGTACCGGCCCCCCGACATCCTGCTCGGGTCCACGGACTACTCCACTCAGATTGACATGTG gggtGTGGGCTGCATCTTCTATGAGATGGCCACAGGCCGGCCCCTCTTCCCGGGCTCCACGGTGGAGGAACAGCTGCACTTCATCTTCCGCATCTTGG GAACCCCAACTGAGGAGACGTGGCCAGGCATCCTGTCCAATGAAGAGTTCAAGACATACAACTACCCCAAGTACCGAGCCGAGGCCCTTTTGAGCCATGCACCCCG ACTTGACAGCGACGGGGCTGACCTCCTCACCAAGCTGCTGCAG TTTGAAGGTCGCAATCGGATCTCCGCAGACGACGCCATGAAACATCCATTCTTCCTCAGTCTGGGGGAGCGGATCCACAAACTTCCTGACA CTACTTCCATATTTGCACTAAAGGAGATCCAGCTACAAAAGGAGGCCAGCCTTCGGTCTTCGTCAATGCCTGACTCAG GCAGGCCAGCTTTCCGAGTGGTGGACACCGAGTTCTAA
- the CDK16 gene encoding cyclin-dependent kinase 16 isoform X3, with amino-acid sequence MWGWCQRNMSSFGRGRGRVSGPEVLGKPRARQVAGSISASAVENACCEALCSHSEAAPIEASTPSVWPFPSASHPSLSTQVAMDRMKKIKRQLSMTLRGGRGVDKTNGAPEQIGLDESGGGGSDLGEAPTRAAPGEPRSGRGPLSSAPEIVHEDLKMGSDGESDQASATSSDEVQSPVRVRMRNHPPRKISTEDINKRLSLPADIRLPEGYLEKLTLNSPIFDKPLSRRLRRVSLSEIGFGKLETYIKLDKLGEGTYATVYKGKSKLTDNLVALKEIRLEHEEGAPCTAIREVSLLKDLKHANIVTLHDIIHTEKSLTLVFEYLDKDLKQYLDDCGNVINMHNVKLFLFQLLRGLAYCHRQKVLHRDLKPQNLLINERGELKLADFGLARAKSIPTKTYSNEVVTLWYRPPDILLGSTDYSTQIDMWGVGCIFYEMATGRPLFPGSTVEEQLHFIFRILGTPTEETWPGILSNEEFKTYNYPKYRAEALLSHAPRLDSDGADLLTKLLQFEGRNRISADDAMKHPFFLSLGERIHKLPDTTSIFALKEIQLQKEASLRSSSMPDSVAGGQHGRASLPR; translated from the exons ATGTGGGGCTGGTGCCAGAGAAACATGTCATCCTTTGGACGTGGCCGGGGTCGTGTCAGTGGTCCTGAGGTCCTGGGCAAGCCCCGTGCCCGACAGGTGGCTGGGTCCATCAGTGCCAGTGCAGTCGAGAATGCCTGCTGTGAAGCCCTCTGCTCCCACAGTGAGGCTGCTCCCATAGAGGCCAGCACTCCGTCAGTTTGGCCCTTTCCCTCAGCCAGCCACCCAAGCCTCAGTACCCAG GTCGCCATGGATCGGATGAAGAAGATCAAACGGCAGCTGTCAATGACACTCCGAGGGGGCCGAGGTGTAGACAAGACCAATGGTGCCCCTGAACAGATAGGCCTGGATGAGagtggcggcggcggcagtgACCTTGGAGAGGCCCCCACACGTGCTGCCCCTGGGGAACCTCGCTCTGGGCGGGGTCCACTCAGCTCTGCACCAG AGATTGTACACGAGGACTTGAAGATGGGGTCTGACGGGGAAAGTGACCAGGCTTCAGCCACGTCCTCGGATGAGGTGCAGTCACCAGTGAGGGTGCGCATGCGCAACCACCCCCCGCGCAAGATCTCCACTGAG GATATCAACAAGCGCCTGTCATTACCAGCCGACATCCGGCTGCCCGAGGGCTACCTTGAGAAGTTGACCCTCAATAGCCCCATCTTCGACAAGCCCCTCAGCCGCCGCCTCCGCCGGGTCAGCCTG TCTGAGATCGGCTTTGGGAAACTGGAGACCTACATCAAGCTGGACAAGCTGGGAGAG GGTACCTATGCCACCGTCTACAAAGGCAAAAGCAAGCTCACAGACAACCTTGTGGCGCTCAAGGAGATCAGACTGGAACACGAAGAGGGGGCGCCCTGCACCGCCATCCGGGAAG TGTCCCTGCTCAAGGACCTCAAACACGCCAACATCGTCACGCTACACGACATTATCCACACAGAGAAGTCGCTCACCCTTGTCTTTGAGTACCTG GACAAGGACCTGAAGCAGTACCTGGATGACTGTGGGAACGTCATCAACATGCACAATGTGAAA CTGTTCCTGTTCCAGCTGCTCCGTGGCCTGGCCTACTGCCACCGGCAGAAGGTGCTACACCGAGACCTCAAGCCCCAGAACCTGCTCATCAACGAGAGAGGAGAGCTCAAGCTGGCCGACTTCG GCCTGGCCCGGGCCAAGTCAATTCCAACGAAGACCTACTCCAATGAGGTGGTAACGCTATGGTACCGGCCCCCCGACATCCTGCTCGGGTCCACGGACTACTCCACTCAGATTGACATGTG gggtGTGGGCTGCATCTTCTATGAGATGGCCACAGGCCGGCCCCTCTTCCCGGGCTCCACGGTGGAGGAACAGCTGCACTTCATCTTCCGCATCTTGG GAACCCCAACTGAGGAGACGTGGCCAGGCATCCTGTCCAATGAAGAGTTCAAGACATACAACTACCCCAAGTACCGAGCCGAGGCCCTTTTGAGCCATGCACCCCG ACTTGACAGCGACGGGGCTGACCTCCTCACCAAGCTGCTGCAG TTTGAAGGTCGCAATCGGATCTCCGCAGACGACGCCATGAAACATCCATTCTTCCTCAGTCTGGGGGAGCGGATCCACAAACTTCCTGACA CTACTTCCATATTTGCACTAAAGGAGATCCAGCTACAAAAGGAGGCCAGCCTTCGGTCTTCGTCAATGCCTGACTCAG TTGCCGGCGGACAGCATGGCCGTGCCAGCCTCCCACGCTGA
- the CDK16 gene encoding cyclin-dependent kinase 16 isoform X6, with protein MQSEVAMDRMKKIKRQLSMTLRGGRGVDKTNGAPEQIGLDESGGGGSDLGEAPTRAAPGEPRSGRGPLSSAPEIVHEDLKMGSDGESDQASATSSDEVQSPVRVRMRNHPPRKISTEDINKRLSLPADIRLPEGYLEKLTLNSPIFDKPLSRRLRRVSLSEIGFGKLETYIKLDKLGEGTYATVYKGKSKLTDNLVALKEIRLEHEEGAPCTAIREVSLLKDLKHANIVTLHDIIHTEKSLTLVFEYLDKDLKQYLDDCGNVINMHNVKLFLFQLLRGLAYCHRQKVLHRDLKPQNLLINERGELKLADFGLARAKSIPTKTYSNEVVTLWYRPPDILLGSTDYSTQIDMWGVGCIFYEMATGRPLFPGSTVEEQLHFIFRILGTPTEETWPGILSNEEFKTYNYPKYRAEALLSHAPRSPCPCGRLDSDGADLLTKLLQFEGRNRISADDAMKHPFFLSLGERIHKLPDTTSIFALKEIQLQKEASLRSSSMPDSVAGGQHGRASLPR; from the exons ATGCAGTCCGAG GTCGCCATGGATCGGATGAAGAAGATCAAACGGCAGCTGTCAATGACACTCCGAGGGGGCCGAGGTGTAGACAAGACCAATGGTGCCCCTGAACAGATAGGCCTGGATGAGagtggcggcggcggcagtgACCTTGGAGAGGCCCCCACACGTGCTGCCCCTGGGGAACCTCGCTCTGGGCGGGGTCCACTCAGCTCTGCACCAG AGATTGTACACGAGGACTTGAAGATGGGGTCTGACGGGGAAAGTGACCAGGCTTCAGCCACGTCCTCGGATGAGGTGCAGTCACCAGTGAGGGTGCGCATGCGCAACCACCCCCCGCGCAAGATCTCCACTGAG GATATCAACAAGCGCCTGTCATTACCAGCCGACATCCGGCTGCCCGAGGGCTACCTTGAGAAGTTGACCCTCAATAGCCCCATCTTCGACAAGCCCCTCAGCCGCCGCCTCCGCCGGGTCAGCCTG TCTGAGATCGGCTTTGGGAAACTGGAGACCTACATCAAGCTGGACAAGCTGGGAGAG GGTACCTATGCCACCGTCTACAAAGGCAAAAGCAAGCTCACAGACAACCTTGTGGCGCTCAAGGAGATCAGACTGGAACACGAAGAGGGGGCGCCCTGCACCGCCATCCGGGAAG TGTCCCTGCTCAAGGACCTCAAACACGCCAACATCGTCACGCTACACGACATTATCCACACAGAGAAGTCGCTCACCCTTGTCTTTGAGTACCTG GACAAGGACCTGAAGCAGTACCTGGATGACTGTGGGAACGTCATCAACATGCACAATGTGAAA CTGTTCCTGTTCCAGCTGCTCCGTGGCCTGGCCTACTGCCACCGGCAGAAGGTGCTACACCGAGACCTCAAGCCCCAGAACCTGCTCATCAACGAGAGAGGAGAGCTCAAGCTGGCCGACTTCG GCCTGGCCCGGGCCAAGTCAATTCCAACGAAGACCTACTCCAATGAGGTGGTAACGCTATGGTACCGGCCCCCCGACATCCTGCTCGGGTCCACGGACTACTCCACTCAGATTGACATGTG gggtGTGGGCTGCATCTTCTATGAGATGGCCACAGGCCGGCCCCTCTTCCCGGGCTCCACGGTGGAGGAACAGCTGCACTTCATCTTCCGCATCTTGG GAACCCCAACTGAGGAGACGTGGCCAGGCATCCTGTCCAATGAAGAGTTCAAGACATACAACTACCCCAAGTACCGAGCCGAGGCCCTTTTGAGCCATGCACCCCG GTCCCCTTGTCCTTGCGGTAGACTTGACAGCGACGGGGCTGACCTCCTCACCAAGCTGCTGCAG TTTGAAGGTCGCAATCGGATCTCCGCAGACGACGCCATGAAACATCCATTCTTCCTCAGTCTGGGGGAGCGGATCCACAAACTTCCTGACA CTACTTCCATATTTGCACTAAAGGAGATCCAGCTACAAAAGGAGGCCAGCCTTCGGTCTTCGTCAATGCCTGACTCAG TTGCCGGCGGACAGCATGGCCGTGCCAGCCTCCCACGCTGA
- the CDK16 gene encoding cyclin-dependent kinase 16 isoform X7: MAVAMDRMKKIKRQLSMTLRGGRGVDKTNGAPEQIGLDESGGGGSDLGEAPTRAAPGEPRSGRGPLSSAPEIVHEDLKMGSDGESDQASATSSDEVQSPVRVRMRNHPPRKISTEDINKRLSLPADIRLPEGYLEKLTLNSPIFDKPLSRRLRRVSLSEIGFGKLETYIKLDKLGEGTYATVYKGKSKLTDNLVALKEIRLEHEEGAPCTAIREVSLLKDLKHANIVTLHDIIHTEKSLTLVFEYLDKDLKQYLDDCGNVINMHNVKLFLFQLLRGLAYCHRQKVLHRDLKPQNLLINERGELKLADFGLARAKSIPTKTYSNEVVTLWYRPPDILLGSTDYSTQIDMWGVGCIFYEMATGRPLFPGSTVEEQLHFIFRILGTPTEETWPGILSNEEFKTYNYPKYRAEALLSHAPRSPCPCGRLDSDGADLLTKLLQFEGRNRISADDAMKHPFFLSLGERIHKLPDTTSIFALKEIQLQKEASLRSSSMPDSVAGGQHGRASLPR; encoded by the exons ATGGCG GTCGCCATGGATCGGATGAAGAAGATCAAACGGCAGCTGTCAATGACACTCCGAGGGGGCCGAGGTGTAGACAAGACCAATGGTGCCCCTGAACAGATAGGCCTGGATGAGagtggcggcggcggcagtgACCTTGGAGAGGCCCCCACACGTGCTGCCCCTGGGGAACCTCGCTCTGGGCGGGGTCCACTCAGCTCTGCACCAG AGATTGTACACGAGGACTTGAAGATGGGGTCTGACGGGGAAAGTGACCAGGCTTCAGCCACGTCCTCGGATGAGGTGCAGTCACCAGTGAGGGTGCGCATGCGCAACCACCCCCCGCGCAAGATCTCCACTGAG GATATCAACAAGCGCCTGTCATTACCAGCCGACATCCGGCTGCCCGAGGGCTACCTTGAGAAGTTGACCCTCAATAGCCCCATCTTCGACAAGCCCCTCAGCCGCCGCCTCCGCCGGGTCAGCCTG TCTGAGATCGGCTTTGGGAAACTGGAGACCTACATCAAGCTGGACAAGCTGGGAGAG GGTACCTATGCCACCGTCTACAAAGGCAAAAGCAAGCTCACAGACAACCTTGTGGCGCTCAAGGAGATCAGACTGGAACACGAAGAGGGGGCGCCCTGCACCGCCATCCGGGAAG TGTCCCTGCTCAAGGACCTCAAACACGCCAACATCGTCACGCTACACGACATTATCCACACAGAGAAGTCGCTCACCCTTGTCTTTGAGTACCTG GACAAGGACCTGAAGCAGTACCTGGATGACTGTGGGAACGTCATCAACATGCACAATGTGAAA CTGTTCCTGTTCCAGCTGCTCCGTGGCCTGGCCTACTGCCACCGGCAGAAGGTGCTACACCGAGACCTCAAGCCCCAGAACCTGCTCATCAACGAGAGAGGAGAGCTCAAGCTGGCCGACTTCG GCCTGGCCCGGGCCAAGTCAATTCCAACGAAGACCTACTCCAATGAGGTGGTAACGCTATGGTACCGGCCCCCCGACATCCTGCTCGGGTCCACGGACTACTCCACTCAGATTGACATGTG gggtGTGGGCTGCATCTTCTATGAGATGGCCACAGGCCGGCCCCTCTTCCCGGGCTCCACGGTGGAGGAACAGCTGCACTTCATCTTCCGCATCTTGG GAACCCCAACTGAGGAGACGTGGCCAGGCATCCTGTCCAATGAAGAGTTCAAGACATACAACTACCCCAAGTACCGAGCCGAGGCCCTTTTGAGCCATGCACCCCG GTCCCCTTGTCCTTGCGGTAGACTTGACAGCGACGGGGCTGACCTCCTCACCAAGCTGCTGCAG TTTGAAGGTCGCAATCGGATCTCCGCAGACGACGCCATGAAACATCCATTCTTCCTCAGTCTGGGGGAGCGGATCCACAAACTTCCTGACA CTACTTCCATATTTGCACTAAAGGAGATCCAGCTACAAAAGGAGGCCAGCCTTCGGTCTTCGTCAATGCCTGACTCAG TTGCCGGCGGACAGCATGGCCGTGCCAGCCTCCCACGCTGA
- the CDK16 gene encoding cyclin-dependent kinase 16 isoform X4 → MWGWCQRNMSSFGRGRGRVSGPEVLGKPRARQVAGSISASAVENACCEALCSHSEAAPIEASTPSVWPFPSASHPSLSTQVAMDRMKKIKRQLSMTLRGGRGVDKTNGAPEQIGLDESGGGGSDLGEAPTRAAPGEPRSGRGPLSSAPEIVHEDLKMGSDGESDQASATSSDEVQSPVRVRMRNHPPRKISTEDINKRLSLPADIRLPEGYLEKLTLNSPIFDKPLSRRLRRVSLSEIGFGKLETYIKLDKLGEGTYATVYKGKSKLTDNLVALKEIRLEHEEGAPCTAIREVSLLKDLKHANIVTLHDIIHTEKSLTLVFEYLDKDLKQYLDDCGNVINMHNVKLFLFQLLRGLAYCHRQKVLHRDLKPQNLLINERGELKLADFGLARAKSIPTKTYSNEVVTLWYRPPDILLGSTDYSTQIDMWGVGCIFYEMATGRPLFPGSTVEEQLHFIFRILGTPTEETWPGILSNEEFKTYNYPKYRAEALLSHAPRLDSDGADLLTKLLQFEGRNRISADDAMKHPFFLSLGERIHKLPDTTSIFALKEIQLQKEASLRSSSMPDSGRPAFRVVDTEF, encoded by the exons ATGTGGGGCTGGTGCCAGAGAAACATGTCATCCTTTGGACGTGGCCGGGGTCGTGTCAGTGGTCCTGAGGTCCTGGGCAAGCCCCGTGCCCGACAGGTGGCTGGGTCCATCAGTGCCAGTGCAGTCGAGAATGCCTGCTGTGAAGCCCTCTGCTCCCACAGTGAGGCTGCTCCCATAGAGGCCAGCACTCCGTCAGTTTGGCCCTTTCCCTCAGCCAGCCACCCAAGCCTCAGTACCCAG GTCGCCATGGATCGGATGAAGAAGATCAAACGGCAGCTGTCAATGACACTCCGAGGGGGCCGAGGTGTAGACAAGACCAATGGTGCCCCTGAACAGATAGGCCTGGATGAGagtggcggcggcggcagtgACCTTGGAGAGGCCCCCACACGTGCTGCCCCTGGGGAACCTCGCTCTGGGCGGGGTCCACTCAGCTCTGCACCAG AGATTGTACACGAGGACTTGAAGATGGGGTCTGACGGGGAAAGTGACCAGGCTTCAGCCACGTCCTCGGATGAGGTGCAGTCACCAGTGAGGGTGCGCATGCGCAACCACCCCCCGCGCAAGATCTCCACTGAG GATATCAACAAGCGCCTGTCATTACCAGCCGACATCCGGCTGCCCGAGGGCTACCTTGAGAAGTTGACCCTCAATAGCCCCATCTTCGACAAGCCCCTCAGCCGCCGCCTCCGCCGGGTCAGCCTG TCTGAGATCGGCTTTGGGAAACTGGAGACCTACATCAAGCTGGACAAGCTGGGAGAG GGTACCTATGCCACCGTCTACAAAGGCAAAAGCAAGCTCACAGACAACCTTGTGGCGCTCAAGGAGATCAGACTGGAACACGAAGAGGGGGCGCCCTGCACCGCCATCCGGGAAG TGTCCCTGCTCAAGGACCTCAAACACGCCAACATCGTCACGCTACACGACATTATCCACACAGAGAAGTCGCTCACCCTTGTCTTTGAGTACCTG GACAAGGACCTGAAGCAGTACCTGGATGACTGTGGGAACGTCATCAACATGCACAATGTGAAA CTGTTCCTGTTCCAGCTGCTCCGTGGCCTGGCCTACTGCCACCGGCAGAAGGTGCTACACCGAGACCTCAAGCCCCAGAACCTGCTCATCAACGAGAGAGGAGAGCTCAAGCTGGCCGACTTCG GCCTGGCCCGGGCCAAGTCAATTCCAACGAAGACCTACTCCAATGAGGTGGTAACGCTATGGTACCGGCCCCCCGACATCCTGCTCGGGTCCACGGACTACTCCACTCAGATTGACATGTG gggtGTGGGCTGCATCTTCTATGAGATGGCCACAGGCCGGCCCCTCTTCCCGGGCTCCACGGTGGAGGAACAGCTGCACTTCATCTTCCGCATCTTGG GAACCCCAACTGAGGAGACGTGGCCAGGCATCCTGTCCAATGAAGAGTTCAAGACATACAACTACCCCAAGTACCGAGCCGAGGCCCTTTTGAGCCATGCACCCCG ACTTGACAGCGACGGGGCTGACCTCCTCACCAAGCTGCTGCAG TTTGAAGGTCGCAATCGGATCTCCGCAGACGACGCCATGAAACATCCATTCTTCCTCAGTCTGGGGGAGCGGATCCACAAACTTCCTGACA CTACTTCCATATTTGCACTAAAGGAGATCCAGCTACAAAAGGAGGCCAGCCTTCGGTCTTCGTCAATGCCTGACTCAG GCAGGCCAGCTTTCCGAGTGGTGGACACCGAGTTCTAA